From the Solanum stenotomum isolate F172 chromosome 4, ASM1918654v1, whole genome shotgun sequence genome, one window contains:
- the LOC125862269 gene encoding zinc finger CCCH domain-containing protein 41-like: MELKVSSSKPAFPSSDSNNDPEEKEISEEDDDDRNHKHRRRELHSQSEETEDVEPVFSRPFRKRNKPFENGHPYGEGNSQLSETKFPRRRGMGSFSRAPPDSYQRMRVNQSLFGDAGNSRGRGRDLNAWGQRDSRFSSVDIASQLFPQGSVTPGLFTGRGVENVANAQSSSWSAFGMVPGISNGGLDTLHSVGFQGTLRPSLNHTMNMGIPRQRCRDFEERGFCLRGDMCPMEHGVNRIVVEDVQSLSQFNLPVSLPNAHMLGPVTGQGSLPVIGPSGSLASGKALHNKSKFPVIDDALGLTDAFVDGSMAGGADFYDPDQPLWSNDRSETSAALQNLNPSNFDDTGRLLVEDSSDNDQVGLCNAFDLEHPLRGAKAATGSQSVWGRNRRSKNKLNVKERTACTGNASSFDETGKDLLGSSQGIFLPGKLMNEETIDPQMKDFSSIPQSSSGHNIRKPSQKALRTLFVRGIPQRDNKLDALLSHFKKFGEVIDIHIPLSADRAFVQFSKREEAEAALKAPDAVMGNRFIKLLWANRDRIMDDGVNGVSNSPLTPRGVTSSLVPPHLSVPYKGKDNIQSSAPKAAEHGPVAPSPTSALPKPVAHNGPKAAPALQTKVASLELLKEELRKKQELLDQKRNEFRRQLNKLEKQAVGVKAEAVSDQDLEKQKEGETVSDSTKVRSSPMRLNDVSSTQAEAVSDNSRSTENAERSCPISCSAAATQEPSSLRQSIPPVAPHGAAFVFNRYKLDNRPTAFKVLPPMPSGLANVTVLKEHFSTFGDPPSVEMEDLEPQDGNNGSEMSNISASICFPTRRSAERAFSNGKIWQGQALQFMWLQSSNSTKDIGVKKDADPALKQPPDASVQTIPQDTQEENAAGIDEPEKYDIECEKQPSDANVQTSPKDPLTGSRERTAADMDELEKLI, encoded by the exons ATGGAGCTTAAAGTTTCATCTTCAAAGCCAGCCTTTCCATCTTCTGATAGCAACAATGATCCTGAAGAGAAAGAAATCAGTgaagaggatgatgatgatCGCAATCACAAGCATCGTAGGAGAGAATTGCATTCTCAATCTGAAGAGACAGAGGATGTTGAACCAGTTTTCAGTAGACCATTCAGGAAACGAAACAAGCCTTTTGAAAATGGACATCCTTATGGGGAAGGGAACTCTCAGTTAAGTGAAACCAAGTTCCCAAGAAGACGAGGTATGGGCTCATTTTCGAGAGCCCCTCCGGATTCATACCAAAGAATGAGGGTGAATCAATCACTGTTCGGTGATGCTGGTAACAGTAGGGGTCGAGGAAGAGACCTTAATGCTTGGGGCCAACGTGATTCCAGGTTCAGCTCAGTGGATATTGCATCTCAACTGTTTCCACAGGGCTCTGTTACTCCTGGTCTCTTTACTGGAAGAGGGGTGGAAAATGTTGCTAATGCACAGAGTTCATCTTGGAGTGCATTTGGAATGGTTCCAGGAATTTCTAATGGCGGTCTTGATACACTTCATTCCGTTGGTTTCCAGGGAACTCTCAGGCCATCCTTGAATCATACCATGAATATGGGTATTCCAAGGCAGAGATGTAGAGACTTTGAGGAGCGTGGATTTTGCCTAAGAGGAGATATGTGCCCGATGGAGCACGGAGTAAATCGTATTGTTGTTGAAGATGTTCAG AGCCTTTCTCAGTTTAATCTTCCTGTGTCACTTCCTAACGCGCACATGCTTGGACCAGTTACTGGACAAGGATCTTTACCTGTGATAGGTCCTTCTGGCTCATTGGCTAGTGGCAAAGCTTTACATAACAAAAGCAAATTTCCAGTGATTGATGATGCATTGGGCTTGACTGATGCTTTTGTTGATGGTTCTATGGCCGGGGGAGCTGATTTCTATGATCCTGATCAGCCTTTATGGTCAAATGATCGTTCTGAAACTTCAGCAGCACTCCAGAATTTAAATCCATCCAACTTCGATGATACTGGTCGTTTGTTAGTTGAAGACTCCTCTGACAATGATCAAGTTGGGCTGTGTAATGCCTTTGATCTTGAGCATCCACTAAGAGGTGCTAAGGCAGCTACAGGATCTCAGAGTGTGTGGGGAAGAAACCGAAGGTCTAAAAATAAGTTGAATGTAAAAGAGAGAACTGCTTGTACAGGAAATGCTTCAAGCTTTGATGAAACGGGAAAAGATTTACTAGGTAGCAGTCAGGGCATATTTCTTCCAGGGAAGCTAATGAATGAAGAAACTATTGACCCACAAATGAAGGATTTTTCTTCCATACCCCAAAGTAGTTCTGGACATAATATAAGAAAACCTTCTCAAAAGGCTCTTCGCACTCTGTTTGTGAGAGGCATACCACAGAGAGACAACAAACTAGATGCTCTTCTTtcacatttcaaaaaatttgggGAGGTCATTGACATCCACATCCCACTGAGTGCTGATCGAGCTTTTGTTCAATTTTCTAAGAGAGAAGAAGCTGAGGCTGCTTTAAAGGCACCTGATGCTGTGATGGGAAACCGATTTATAAAGCTTTTATGGGCAAACAGGGATAGAATTATGGATGATGGAGTAAATGGTGTTAGTAATTCACCTTTAACTCCTCGTGGAGTGACATCCAGTTTAGTACCACCCCACCTATCTGTTCCTTATAAAGGAAAAGACAATATCCAGTCCTCAGCCCCAAAAGCTGCTGAACATGGTCCTGTTGCTCCATCACCTACTTCTGCTTTACCTAAGCCTGTGGCTCATAATGGTCCCAAAGCTGCACCAGCTCTGCAAACAAAGGTGGCAAGCttagaacttttgaaggaaGAATTGCGCAAGAAGCAGGAGCTGCTTGATCAGAAGCGCAATGAGTTCCGACGTCAGTTGAATAAACTTGAGAAGCAA GCTGTAGGTGTGAAAGCTGAAGCAGTCTCTGACCAGGATCTGGAGAAACAGAAGGAAGGAGAAACAGTATCAGATTCTACAAAAGTGAGGTCAAGCCCCATGCGACTTAATGATGTATCCTCGACACAAGCTGAAGCAGTATCCGATAATAGCAGATCAACAGAAAATGCAGAGCGCTCTTGTCCTATATCATGTTCTGCTGCAGCTACACAGGAACCTTCAAGCTTGAGACAGTCAATTCCTCCAGTGGCACCACATGGTGCAGCTTTTGTTTTCAATAGATACAAACTAGACAATCGTCCCACTGCCTTCAAAGTCCTTCCACCTATGCCAAGTGGTCTTGCAAAT GTTACTGTCTTGAAGGAACATTTCTCCACTTTTGGTGACCCTCCCTCCGTTGAGATGGAAGATTTGGAGCCTCAAGATGGTAATAATGGCTCGGAAATGTCAAACATATCTGCTAGTATATGTTTCCCAACGCGCCGTTCTGCTGAAAGAGCATTTTCGAATGGCAAAATCTGGCAAGGCCAAGCTTTGCAGTTTATGTGGTTGCAGTCTAGTAATTCTACCAAGGATATTGGTGTCAAAAAAGATGCTGATCCTGCTTTGAAGCAACCTCCAGATGCTAGTGTGCAAACCATCCCACAAGACACACAGGAAGAAAATGCTGCAGGGATTGATGAACCTGAAAAATATGATATAGAATGCGAGAAGCAGCCTTCAGATGCCAATGTTCAAACCAGCCCAAAAGATCCTTTGACTGGTTCACGGGAAAGAACTGCTGCAGATATGGATGAACTTGAAAAGCTTATATAA